One Kineosporiaceae bacterium DNA segment encodes these proteins:
- the eno gene encoding phosphopyruvate hydratase, which yields MASIEAVGAREILDSRGNPTVEVEVALDDGTIARAAVPSGASTGAFEAVERRDGDKNRYGGKGVEQAVTAVMDQLAPELLGFDAADQRMIDQAMLDLDGTDNKGSIGANAILGVSLAVAKAAADSANLPLFRYLGGPNAHILPVPMMNILNGGAHADGGVDIQEFMVAPIGAASFREALRWGAEVYHSLKSVLKGKGYATGLGDEGGFAPSLPTNREALDLIAVAIEAAGFSLGKDVALALDVASTEFFKDGSYSFEGAQKSAAQMTEYYTSLVDAFPIVSIEDPLAEDDWEGWVAITTALGSRTQLVGDDLFVTNPARLRKGIELGAANSMLVKVNQIGSLTETLDAVALAHRSGYSCMMSHRSGETEDTTIADLAVATDCGQIKTGAPARSERVAKYNQLLRIEEELDDAAVYAGAGAFPRYAAK from the coding sequence ACTGGACGACGGCACCATCGCCCGTGCCGCGGTTCCCTCGGGTGCCTCGACAGGTGCCTTCGAGGCCGTCGAACGTCGTGACGGCGACAAGAACCGTTACGGCGGCAAGGGTGTCGAGCAGGCCGTGACCGCGGTCATGGACCAGCTGGCCCCCGAGCTGCTCGGCTTCGACGCCGCCGACCAGCGCATGATCGACCAGGCGATGCTCGACCTGGACGGCACCGACAACAAGGGCTCGATCGGCGCCAACGCGATCCTCGGCGTCTCGCTCGCCGTGGCCAAGGCCGCCGCCGACTCGGCCAACCTGCCGCTGTTCCGCTACCTCGGTGGCCCGAACGCGCACATCCTGCCGGTGCCGATGATGAACATCCTCAACGGTGGCGCTCACGCCGATGGTGGCGTGGACATCCAGGAGTTCATGGTCGCCCCGATCGGCGCCGCCAGCTTCCGTGAGGCGCTGCGCTGGGGCGCCGAGGTCTACCACTCGCTGAAGTCGGTGCTCAAGGGCAAGGGCTACGCGACCGGGCTGGGCGACGAGGGTGGCTTCGCGCCGTCCCTGCCGACCAACCGTGAGGCGCTCGACCTGATCGCCGTCGCCATCGAGGCGGCCGGGTTCTCGCTCGGCAAGGACGTCGCGCTCGCCCTGGACGTCGCCTCGACCGAGTTCTTCAAGGACGGTTCCTACTCGTTCGAGGGTGCGCAGAAGTCGGCCGCCCAGATGACCGAGTACTACACCTCGCTGGTGGATGCGTTCCCGATCGTCTCGATCGAGGACCCGCTGGCCGAGGACGACTGGGAGGGCTGGGTGGCGATCACCACGGCCCTCGGCTCGCGGACCCAGCTGGTCGGTGACGACCTGTTCGTGACCAACCCGGCTCGGTTGCGCAAGGGCATCGAGCTCGGCGCCGCCAACTCGATGCTGGTCAAGGTGAACCAGATCGGCTCGCTCACCGAGACCCTGGACGCGGTCGCCCTGGCCCACCGCAGCGGCTACAGCTGCATGATGAGCCACCGCTCCGGCGAGACCGAGGACACCACCATCGCCGACCTGGCCGTCGCCACCGACTGTGGCCAGATCAAGACCGGTGCCCCGGCCCGCAGCGAGCGCGTCGCCAAGTACAACCAGCTGCTGCGCATCGAGGAGGAGCTGGACGACGCCGCGGTGTACGCGGGCGCCGGCGCCTTCCCGCGGTACGCCGCGAAGTAG